The sequence below is a genomic window from Salicibibacter cibarius.
GATTTCCATGATTTTTCAAGAACCGATGACGTCATTGAACCCGGTATATACTATAGGAGAACAAATTCGAGAACAACTTACATATCATCAAAATGTTTCCAAGCGAGAAGCGCACCAAATCGGGATTGAAATGTTGCAAACCGTTGGTTTTTCACGGGCAAAAGAAATTATGGGTGATTATCCCCATCGCCTTTCCGGGGGGATGCGGCAAAGAGTAATGATCGCGATGGCGCTTAGCAACAATCCGAAATTGCTGATTGCCGATGAACCGACAACGGCATTGGATGTGACGGTCCAGGCCCAGATCCTTGATTTAATGCGAAAACTTTCTAAAGAATATGACTCATCCATCATTTTAATCACCCACGATCTCGGTGTTGTTGCAGAACTGGCGGAGCGAGTCATTGTCATGTATGGCGGACAAGTCGTGGAAGAAGCACCGATTGAAGATCTTTTTGACGATCCGCTGCACCCGTATACAGAAGGCTTGCTTCACTCGATTCCAAAGATTGACAGTGCGCAAGAACGGTTGAACTCAATTCCCGGGACCGTTCCCACGCCCGACAATCTACCTGTTGGCTGTAATTTCGTTACGCGTTGTCCGTACGCGATGGAGATTTGCAGACAAGAAGAACCGCGTTTACTCGCTAAAGATTCCAGTCGCAACGTTCGTTGTTATTTGCATGAGGAAGGAGTCACAAGCGATGGTCAGCAACCTAGAACCTCTTAAATCCGGACAAGCACAAACGGCACCGGAAAGCGAAAACATGCTTGAAATTCAGAATTTGAAAAAACATTTTCCGATCAAAGCAGGCGTTTTGCAACGAACGACCGGGTACGTGAAAGCAGTGAATGGCATTGATTTTACGATAGAAAAAGGGGAAACCTTTGGCCTGGTCGGGGAATCGGGGTGCGGAAAATCGACGGCGGGACGCACGATTATCCGTCTTTATGAACCGACGGAAGGAAATATCGCTTTTGACGGCGAAGATATTACCCGGAAAAAAGAAAAGGATCTTTTTAATTTGCGGCGAGATATGCAAATGATTTTCCAGGATCCGTTTTCATCTCTCAATCCCAGAAAAACGGTCGGTTCCATGTTGCAAGAACCTTTGAAAGTACATGGTTTATACAAAAGCCAACGGGAACGAAAGGAAAAATGTCAGGAAATTATGGGGCGTGTAGGCCTAAATCCTTCGTTCATTAATCGTTATCCCCATGAGTTTTCCGGGGGACAACGGCAACGGATCGGCATTGCAAGAGCCCTCGTTTTGGAACCGAAAATGATTGTGGCCGATGAACCGGTGTCCGCACTGGATGTCTCCATCCAATCCCAAGTATTGAATTTGCTGAACGATTTGCAGGAGGATTTTGACCTAACTTATTTGTTTATTGCGCATGATTTAAGCGTTGTCAAACATTTTTCCGATCGCATCGGGGTTATGTACCTCGGCAACATGGCGGAAGTGGCGGAAAAAAATGATTTGTACGGTGAGCCGCTCCATCCGTATACGCAAGCATTATTATCCGCGGTGCCGCGATCTCATCCCAGGGAACAGAAACGGGAACGGATCACGTTAACCGGAGAATTGCCAAGCCCGGCGAATCCACCGAACGGCTGCGTGTTTCATACGCGTTGTCCTTTTGTGATGGACCATTGCAAAGAGGTTGTGCCGGAAATGCAAGAGATCAGACCGAATCATTATGTTGCCTGTCATTTATACAATTAATGGCATTTATTTTAAGGGGGAGGGATGCCATGCCTTACATACTAATTTGAATCATTATTGAACAAATTTTTAAAAGGGGGATCTTTTAATGAGAAAAAAAGTATACTGGTTATTTTTAACTATGGTGTTAACCTTGGGGTTGCTCGCGGCTTGTAACGGAGGCAACGAGGATGCCGACACCGACGCCGGCGATGATCCGGATGCCAATGAAGAAAACGGGGATGACGGCGAAGCAGCAGGTGAGCCGCAAGAAGGCGGATCGATTACACTGGGTTTTCAAGGAGATCCGAATAATTTGCATAGTGCATATGCGGATGATACCCAGTCTACAGATATAGTAAGAATGATTCACGCCTCCGTTCTTCGCTACAATGAAGACATGGAGATGGAGCCGGACATTGCTGTTGATATGCCGGAGGTGTCGGATGATGGCCTTACGGTTACGGTTGAACTGCGGGATGATGTTTATTTCCACGACGGGGAACAGCTAACCGCCGAGGACGTCGCCTTTACGTATGGTGTTTTCATGGACGAAGATTATACGGGAACCTATGCCGCTCCATTTGACCGCATTGATTCTGTGGAAGCCACGGATGAGTTTGAGGTAACGCTTGAAATGGACGAGCCGGATGCAGCATTGGACGGTGAAGTATTTGGACGTGAAATTATGCCTGAACATATTCTTGGGGATATGAGCGTGGAAGAACAAGAAGAATCGGATTTCAATACGTCCGATGAAGTTGTCGGTGCTGGCCCATTCGAAATGACCGAATGGGATCACGGGACGAGTGTCACGCTTGAAGGTTATGAGGATTACTATCAAGACGGTCCTTACTTGGACACTTTAACCGTGAGAATAGCGGAAGATGCGAACGCGATTCTTGCTATGTTGCAAGCAGGTGAAGTGGATCATGCAAATATCCGCCCGCAAGACGTTGAGACAGCGGAGGCCATTGACGGTGTCAGTGTCGTTGCTGAAAACGGATACGACTACAACTATATTGGGTGGAATCATGATCGCCCACCATTTGATGATCCCGATGTTCGTCGTGCAATGACGATGGCGATTGACCGTGAAGAAATTATTGACGGTATATTGCAAGGGCACGGGGAAATCGCCCATTTTCCGCATCATCCGATGAGCTGGGTTTATACCGATGAGGTTGACGAAATCCCGTATGATCCTGATGGTGCTGTGGAACTTTTGGAGGAAGCCGGTTTTGAACAAAATGATGATGGGCAAATGGAATGGGAAGGCGAACCGTTCTCGTTTGAACTTTTGACGAACCAGGAATCACATGCCCGTGTCGATTGGGTTGTCGTTGTACAGGATATGCTCGAGGATATTGGGATCGATGTGCAAACAGACACGATGGAGTTTGGGGCTTATCTTGACCGCACGCAACCCCCGAACTATGATTTTGACGCCATTGCCGGTGCTTGGAGCCTTGGCATTGATCCGAATCCGGAGAATTTGTTCCATTCGGATCATTATAAACAAGGGCAAAATAATATTAGATATGAAAGTGATGAGTTTGACGAATTAGCCGAAGACAACCGCGGTATCGTAGACCAAGATGAACGTGCCGAGGCCTTGCAAGAAGCTTATGCCCAGGTGGCTGAAGACCAGGCATACACATTTATGTACTATCCCGATATCCACCAGGCGCATATTGACGAGATCCAGAATTTCCAGATGTCTCCGCAAGATGACTACTTCCGTGTTGAAGAATGGTGGGTAGAAGAGTAAGTTTAACATTACAAAGCAGGGGGGCAAGCATTGCTCCCCTCTGCTTATCTACATAATCTGAAACGTTTTTTCATTCTGCCAATCATCGGGGGAAGGAGATCTTAAGATGACGACCTACATTATCCGGCGTATCCTCATGACGATTCCGATTTTAATCGGCATATCGATCATATCTTTCGGCATTATGCAATTTGCCCCCGGAGAGCCGACAGCATTGGATCTCGATCCGACCATTACGCCTGAAGATCGTGAAGAGCAATTGGATGCATTGGGGCTAAACGATCCCATTCCTGTCCAGTATGTGCGTTGGGCAGGGAACATCTTGCAAGGAAATTTAGGAAATTCGTTTATTACGAATCGTGATGTCGGTTCAATGATTTGGGAACGATTGCCGAATACACTCGTCCTCATGATCAGCTCGACAATTATAACGATGGTCGTCGCGATTCCGATCGGGATTATTTCCGCGATGCGCCAGTACTCCGCAAGGGATTACGTTTTTACTTTTGGGTCTTTTATCGGTGTGTCGATCCCTAATTTCTGGTTGGGATTAATGTTAATCATGTTTTTAAGTGTTCAGTTGGGCTGGTTTCCGGTCGGAGGCGTGACGACGCTTGGTGGCGAGTTTAGTATTTTGGATCGCTTGCATCACCTGTTTTTGCCCGCGCTCGTGCTTGCAACCGCGGATATGGCACAGATGACGCGTTATACAAGGACGAGCATGCTGGAAGTGAAAAATCAAGACTATATCCGGACTGCCCGTGCAAAAGGGTTTAAAGAACGACGGGTCGTTTATAAACATGGCCTTCGTAATGCACTAATGCCTTTAATTACTATGTTTGGTTTGCTGTTACCAACATTTATCGGTGGTTCTGTCGTCGTTGAACAAATTTTTACTTGGCCGGGGATCGGTCAGTTGTTCCTTGACCACACATTCCAGCGTGATTATCCGGTCATTATGGCATTAACGATGTTCGGTGCCGGTCTTGTCGTCATCGGCAACTTAATCGCGGATATTCTCTATGCCATTGCCGATCCGCGCATTGAATATTAAAGAGGGAGGGGTCCCAATGGATGCAAATAAGATGAAACAAGAAGTGAACTCGCCCCCTCCCGCTCCGGGAGTGGAGACGTTAAGCGAGCACCAATCGATGATTAGCATTATCGTTAAAAAATTTTTTCAGAATAAGCTCGCGGTGATCGGTCTATTTATGTTGATCATTATTATTAGCAGTGCCGTGTTTGCTCCATGGTTGGCAACGCACGATCCTAACGCTCAGACACTGGTGGATCGTCTGGCATCCCCAGGTGCCGATAACTGGCTGGGCGCTGACCATTTGGGGCGCGATATTTACAGCAGGATTTTGTATGCCGGCCAGATGTCCCTTTGGGTCGGTTTTGCCGCGATGTTGAGCGCGATAACGATCGGTATCGCGATCGGTTCGATTGCCGGTTATTTTGGTGGTTGGGTCGATGCGGTGTTGATGCGTATCGTTGATATCATTATTTCTTTTCCTAGTATTTTCCTTTTGATCACAGTTATTTCCGTTTTTCGCCCAGCGCCGTCCATGTTGATTGTCGTGCTCGGTCTTTTATCTTGGACCACGACGGCGCGGCTTGTGCGCAGTGAATTTCTTTCTTTTAAAAGGCGGGAATTTGTTTTGGCTGCAAGAACTTTGGGGATCCCTACACGTCGGATTATTTTCGGACATATCTTGCCGAATGCCATCGGACCGGTGATTGTTACTGCAACACTCGCGATTGGGGCGTTTATTATCGCGGAATCCACTCTCAGTTTCCTTGGACTCGGCATCAGTCCGCCAACGGCAACGTGGGGGAATATGCTCGCGGACTCCCAGGATTTAACGATATTTTTAACCGCTTGGTATTATCCGTTTTTCCCGGGGCTGATGATCTTTATCACTGTCCTTAGCTTTAATTTTGTCGGTGATGGATTGCGCGACGCGCTGGATCCGCGGGTGATGGAGAAATGATGAAAGGGTGCAGCCAGTCGGTTGCGCCTTTTTATGGTGATTGATGTGGTATAATGAAGGAGGGATTTTTCTTTTGAAAAAAAAGGAAATCGTTGCAGAAGTGCTTGAACATATCGATGCCTATGCCATCTATCTTTTTGGCTCTGTCGCCCGGAATGAACAACGCTTGGAGAGCGACTTGGACATCGCGTTTCTCAGTGACCAACCCTATTGATCTTATGAATGCTTTACGTACGGAGAGAAGCTTGCGCGCAGATTCGGCTGCGATGTTGATTTAGTCGATATGAAACAAGCGTCAACAGTGTTGCAGAAGGAGATTATCGCGCATGGGGAATTGCTGTTGGACGAACGCCCTTATGAGCGGCAAATGTTTACGATACGTGTTTTAAAGGCATACGCCTACTTAAACGAGGAAAGAGCGGAAGTTTTGAAAGCCAATGGTTTTGGGGGAATGCTTCATGGTCGATGACATTATTATTAATCGCTGCCTGGAACGCATCAAATATGTTTACGATAATGATCCGGGCAATTTAAAGGATCTAACGAAGCAAGATTCCATTATTCTCAATGTACAACGGGCATGCGAAGCAAGCATCGATCTTGCCATGCACGTGGTATCCACGCGAGGGCTTGGAATACCAAATACAAGCCGGGGAGCTTTCCGATTTTGCAAGCCATTGTAGAAGAGCATCTTGATGATTTCACTGATTTTGCGGAAGCGGTCAGAGAGTGAAGCAGGGGGGTGCGAAGAGATTATGCTTGCTGGATGTTTTCATGTGTTCTTTAAACTCGACTGCAACGATCTATAATAACGACAAATGCAAAAATAGATTGCTTGACGTCTTTATCCGAAACTAAAAGACCTACGTGCACATTAGTTAATAAATAAAAGCTCATTTCTAATCACTCTCGATTATTACTTGTCCTTTGTAACTAATTCTTGCTTCTGATCATTCTTTCAAATTTCTCAAAACCTCTTCTGGTGAAAAAACTTCTGCATTTACCTTTCTGAAGTCTTTTACATTGAATGTCATAACTTTTTCGGGTCCCGTATGCTTTGCATAAGCAGGTATATATGCATCAGCAAAATCCACATTCGTACGGCTGTAATTCTTTAAGGCTTGCACCAATGATGTTTTATCTTTACACTCAATTCCTTTGACTGATAAGAATCGGTGGAGACGTTCGGCAATGTCTTCTCGGCGGAACCCATACACGTTTCCCTGCAAAACAAACACACACTCTCCGATCACAAATGGATTTACATGCAGAACGAGTCTTCCTTCTTTCACTTGTTGCATGATTCCTTTAGCAATGGGGGAGAGCTTCGGGTGATCATTCGTTAAGAAACGAACAATGACATTCGTGTCTACCCACATCTCTGTTGCCATTATATCCCTCCCTCATTTTTCCTCTTTTCTAACCGCTCTTTTTTAGATTTCTCTAAAATCTCTTCAAAATCGCGCTCATTCTGTTCGTGTACCGGCAAAGACCCATACAAGTCCATGATATCTTCCTTTTTCTTCACCGAGACCACGACTTCTCCTTTTTCATTCACCGACCATTCTAATTGATCTCCGTCATGCGCTTCCAAATATTCTCGGAATTCTTTCGGTATAACCGTTTGTCCTCGCTCTGAGATAGCTCTTACGGTTTCTTCTTCGGGAACTCGTTTATTATTAAAACCCCTCTTCAATAACACCATTAAGTTCACCTCATTATAAATATAATTCTTATTTATTATCTTATCATACTTTTACACGATTCATACTTCTTAACTCTTTTTCCCACGAAAAATACCAAAAAACTGATTTTATGATATACTGAATTTCAGTAAATCAACATTAACCATATTTTTTTAAAAGACTCTGGAGGGGTGAATATGGAAAAAAGAACAGAATACCGCCAGCTTAACCGCGGGGGGTTAACCATACCAAAAAACTTACGCGAGAAAATTGGGCTGGAAGATGATGATCTTGTCACTATTCATGAAGAACAAGGTCGACTTGTACTTGAACGCGGACAAGTGATCCCGGCAAGTCAAGCTTGGTTTTGGACCGAAGAATGGCAAGAAGGGGAAAAAGAAGCCGAAGAAGATATTAAAGCAGGTCGTGTGAAAAAATTTGATAATGTCCATGATTTAATTGCAGATTTAGAAAGTGACGATCAATTCGATGGCGATGAACGTTGAGCGAACGAGTCGTTTTAAGAAAGCTTATAAAAAGTTGGATAAACAATCACAAAAGGTTATCAATCATGCTGTAGTAATACTGACAGAAGATTTTTCTCACCCATCATTAAGGATCAAAAAAATGAAAGGTTATCATAAGCCTGATGTATGGGAAGCCAGTGTTAACATGGATTTACGGCTTACCTTTGAACTCATAAAGCCAAATACGATTATTTTGCGAAACTGCGGACATCATGATCGCACTCTAAATACCCCCTAGCATCGCATCAGCATTGTCATTAGACGCATACTGGTCGGATTTACTCCTATCAAGAGATTACATCGAGTGATTTATAACGGATCAATCCCATCTGGGGAGGGGAGGTCGGTTTTGTCGTCCCTCTAGGAGCGGTATTCCATCCTTTAGAGGGACAAGAACGACTTTGCCGTCCCCTAGCTGCAGTTTTCCTTCCCTTTGGGGACGGACGACAACATGATTTCTCAGCACAGGTTGAAGCCGGTCAAAGGATTCGGCAACGCCCTTGCATCGGGTCACCTTGTATGATGGATGGAACCAACGAAAGTGTCTGTATTTCCATAGAAATTCAGATATTTTTCACAATGTATCGACGAAAACACTTTGCATCTTGACTACAAAATGGATTCGTTTAAAATGAATGAAGGATTGATTAAGCATTTCTAACGATTGGCTGATAAACCGTTAGTTTTGGCTGATATAGTGCAAAATTTGGCTGATATCGAGGCGTTTTCGGCTGATAAAGATACTGAAATACACCGTAGAAAGGCTTTAGCCATGGATAAAACGAAAGTAATGTTTTTTATTTATGAAATGGGCGCGGGCGGGGCGGCCAGAACCTTATTGAACATCATCAATCATCTGGATCGGACGCGTTTTACGCCCATATTGGTGACGCTAAATTTTAACGGGACGTATGAACGGGAATTGGCAGACGATGTTACGTTTATTAAATTGGAGACGAAGCGGCTGAGAAAAGCGATTTTTCCGTTGGCGAAAGTGATACGAACAGAGAAACCTCACATTGTTTTTAGCACGCAATTTCCCGATTTGAACGTTGCCGCGATACTGGCCAATCTTTTTTCCTTCACGCGTGCGAAAAGCATTGTTCGCGAGGCCGATCATTTCGGCGGAGGATTTCGAACGAACACCAGGTTGTTTATCACCGGTTTATTTTACAAAATATCCCACAAAGTAATTTCTCTATCTGAAGGCGTAAAAGAAAACCTTGTCCGACGCTATAAAATTAAGCCCGACCATATACAAGTGATTCATAATCCGATCGATATCGAGAACATACAAGCAAAAATGAACGAAGCGATTGATGCAGAACATCGAAACGTATTCGCAGCGGAAGACAACGTCATTGTGACCGCGGGACGACTCGTTGAACAAAAGGACCAGCAAACGTTGCTGAAAGCTTTTGCGGCCGTGCATAAGCGTATCAAGAGCCATTTGGTCATTCTCGGCGAAGGCCCGTTACAAGCAACGCTAGAGCAACAGGCGGCCGAATTAAACATTGAAGAGCGCGTGCATTTCATCGGCTTTCAAAACAATCCTTATCGTTATTTTCGCCGAGCGGATGTTTTCGTGCTCGCTTCCAAACATGAAGGCTTCAGCCATGTCATCGCCGAAGCATTGGCGACCGGAACGCCCGTTGTGTCCACCGATTGCCGCTCGGGACCGGCGGAAGTGCTCAACAATGGCGAATTCGGCTCCCTCTGCGAAGTTGGCAATGACGCACAAATGGCGGAACAAATCGTTGAGGTCCTGTCACTTTCGGGAAAAGAGCGCGTGGAAAAGGGCTACACACGTGCAAAGGATTTTGACGCGGGACAGATTGTGGCGCAGTATGAAGAAACCTTCCTGCGAACGTTAACGTAAGGGTGCATTCGTATGAGCAAAAAAGTCGTGCACATGACCTCGGTGCACCATCCGTTTGACACGAGGATTTACCATAAAGAGTGCCTGTCGCTCAGACGCGCGGGCTATGACGTTACGCTGATCGCTCCGGAAACCGATGCCGAAAGCGCGATCGACATCATCCCTATTAAAAAATATAAAAATAAATTTTTACGAATGGCCTTTTCCACTTACCAAGTATACAAACAGGCCAAAAAGCGGCAGGCGGACTATTATCATTTTCATGACCCGGAATTGTTGCCGGTTGCTTGGCTGCTGAAAAAAAATGACAATGTCGTCATCTATGACATTCATGAAGATTACGCGACGAGCATTATGCAAAAGGAATATCTTCCGCGGCCATTACGAAAACTGATTACGAAGGCGTACAAAAGAATAGAGAACGTTTTTGCCCGGGACATGGACCTTTGTTTGGCGGAAAAATATTATCAAGAACTGTATCCAAGCGGAAAAGTGATCTTAAATTATCCGCTTATCAATGAAAAGCTTATGGCGCGAACAGTTGACGATACTATTGAACAACTTGAAAATAAATTGCTTTATACCGGTAACGTTGATGTGGACCGGGGGGCTTATACGCAAGCGCGGCTTCCGCTCATCGACGCTGAAATCACCGTTTATTTTTTTGGCAAGTGTGCGCGTGAAGTGGCCGACAATATGTATGCAACCGCCGGCGACCAAAAGGACAGGCTCATCATCGAAGGAATTGATCGCTACGTGCCCCGTGAAACCATTGATGACCAGTACATGAATCGGCGGTGGCTCGCGGGCATTGCGCTCTTCCCGCCCACGGAGCATTATAAGCGCAAAGAACTCACCAAATTTTTTGAGTACATGAGTGCTGGCATTCCGATTCTATGTTCCAATTTTCCGGTATGGAAAGCGTTCATTGACCGTTATCAGTGCGGGATCGCGGTCGATCCTCAAGAAGGCGAAGCGATTCAGGATGCGCTTGAATATTTGCGATTGTATCCGGAAGAAGCGGCAAAAATGGGCCGGAACGGACAAAAGGCGGTACAAGAAGAATTAAATTGGCATAAGGAAGAAGAAAAGCTTCTGCAATGGTATGATAAGATAGGGGAACAGACGCGGGAAGCTGGTGATGAACATGCACAATGATGTTTGGCCGCTCATTTCGATCATCACCCCGAGCTACAATTCTAAAAACTATATTTCGGACGCGATTCGCTCCGTGCAAGCTCAAACGTACACAAACTGGGAAATGATCATTACCGATGATTGTTCCGCGGATAACACCGTCGCCGCCGTTCAGCCGTTTCTCGAAGATGAACGCATGAAGCTGATCCAACTTTCCGAGAACAGCGGACCCGGCGTGGCACGAAATACGTCCATCGAAGCAGCTAACGGTTGTTATCTCGCGTTTTTGGATGCCGATGACCAGTGGCTGCCGGAAAAACTGGAGAAACAATTGCAGTTTATGCAGGAAGGGCAGATCGCCTTTTCATTTACCTCCTATCAAAAGGTAAAAAAAGATGGCACGGACACCGGCACCATCGTCACTGTTCCCGAAAGGGTAGAATATGAACAGTTACTCAAACAGAATGTGATCGGTTGTTTAACGGTCATGTTGGATCGGGAGCGGGTCGGGGAAGTGAAGATGAACCCGATGCGCACGCGCCAAGATTTTGCGCTCTGGCTCAGCCTTTGCAGGCGAGGATGGCCGGCTTACGGCCTTCAAGAAGTGCTTGCCAAATACAGGGTCGTCGAGCATTCCATCTCGAGCAACAAGATAGCGATGGCCAAAAACAATTGGCGGATGTATCGGGATATTGAACAGCTAAGCTTGCCCCGCAGCCTTTGGTATTTTTTTCATTACGTATACAGGAGCATGAGGAAATATTTGGAAAAATGATGGCAAGGATGCCGGGGAGCGAGGGGCGCGCAGTCGTCCCCCAAACGAAGGCAAAGTTGCTGCTAGAGGGACGAGGAGCCCGAAGTAATCCCTCAAACGGCGTTCGGGCTGCTCCGAGAGGAAGAAGGAGCCCGAAGTAATCCCTCAAACGGCAGACGAGCTGCTCCGAGAGGAAGAAGAAGCCCGAAGTAATCCCTCAAACGGCAGTCGAGCTGCTCCGAGGGGAACAAGAGGCCCAAAGTAATCCCTCAAACGGCGTTCGGGCTGCTCCGAGAGGAAGAAGAGGCCCGAAGTAATCCCCCAAACGGCGGGCGGGCTGCTCCGAGAGGAAGAAGGAGCCCGAAGTAATCCCTCAAATGGCGGGCGGGCTGTCCCGAGAGGAAGAAGGAGCCCGAAGTAATCCCTCAAACGGCGTTCGGGCTGCTCCGAGAGGAACAGGAGGCCCGAAGTAATCCCTCAAACGGCAGTCGAGCTGCTCCGAGAGGAAGAAGAAGCCCGAAGTAATCCCTCAAACGGCAGTCGAGCTGCTCCGAGGGGAACAAGGAGCCCGAAGTAATCCCTCAAACAGTGGACGGGCTGTTCCGAGAGGAAGAAGAGGCATCAAAGTAATCGCCGTCCCTCTCAAAATGGGTATGAGCACCATCATGCGGACCTACGGGGATGGCGAATAATGGGAAAAAAGAATTTTTGAGCTAGACCACTTTGTTGTAGTAAAATGATAGGTTGGATAGGCACGGAAAAGATAGGCGGAATTTTATGCGACAATATGTACAGGAAATCCAAAAAAGAAAAGACCTCTTGGTCTACCTCGTAAAATCAGGGTTGAAGGCCGAGAACCGCAATAGCTATTTAGGCTACTTTTGGTGGTTGTTGGACCCTTTGCTCAACGTCCTCGTTTATTATTTTCTGGTTGGAGTTTTGCTGGACCGCGGCGGGGACAACTTTGCCGTCTTTCTCGTCATCGGTTTGGTCGCCTGGCGTTGGATTAACACGACGGTGAATAGCTCAGCAAAAGCGATTTTAAAATATTCATCGATCATTAATCAGGTCTATTTGCCGAAAGCAATTTTTCCGATGACGATTACATCGACGCAATTGATCAACTTCGCTTTCGGGCTCATTATTATCGCTTCATTTTTAGTTGCTACGGGGACCGTTCCCGGATGGCAAATCGTGTTTTTGCCGGTGATTATTCTTATTCAATACTTGTTTTTATTGGCGATTAGTTTGTTCTTGGCCTATGTCAGTGTGTTTATTCGTGATATAGACAATGTTATGACGCACGTAACACGGGTGTTTTTTTATGCATCCCCGATCATTTGGGAAGGCGGACGATTAGGTCCGGCGGCCGAAGATAACCTTTGGATAGAGATCCTTGTCACCGTCAACCCTATAGCACATATCGTAACCGGATACAGAGATATTCTCATGGAGCAATCCATGCCGGATTGGACCGGATTGTTATTGATCGGATTTTTCTCGATCGTAGCGATTGTTCTCCTGATTTATTATTACAGCCGGAATGAACATAAAATTATTAAGGCATTGTGAGAAGG
It includes:
- a CDS encoding ABC transporter ATP-binding protein, which translates into the protein MNGEMVIDVKNLKTSFFSKKTELPVVDDVSFSVKKGETMAIVGESGSGKSMTSLSIMRLVPSPNGKIVNGEVIFNGKDLLKENEKAMYKVRGNEISMIFQEPMTSLNPVYTIGEQIREQLTYHQNVSKREAHQIGIEMLQTVGFSRAKEIMGDYPHRLSGGMRQRVMIAMALSNNPKLLIADEPTTALDVTVQAQILDLMRKLSKEYDSSIILITHDLGVVAELAERVIVMYGGQVVEEAPIEDLFDDPLHPYTEGLLHSIPKIDSAQERLNSIPGTVPTPDNLPVGCNFVTRCPYAMEICRQEEPRLLAKDSSRNVRCYLHEEGVTSDGQQPRTS
- a CDS encoding ABC transporter ATP-binding protein gives rise to the protein MVSNLEPLKSGQAQTAPESENMLEIQNLKKHFPIKAGVLQRTTGYVKAVNGIDFTIEKGETFGLVGESGCGKSTAGRTIIRLYEPTEGNIAFDGEDITRKKEKDLFNLRRDMQMIFQDPFSSLNPRKTVGSMLQEPLKVHGLYKSQRERKEKCQEIMGRVGLNPSFINRYPHEFSGGQRQRIGIARALVLEPKMIVADEPVSALDVSIQSQVLNLLNDLQEDFDLTYLFIAHDLSVVKHFSDRIGVMYLGNMAEVAEKNDLYGEPLHPYTQALLSAVPRSHPREQKRERITLTGELPSPANPPNGCVFHTRCPFVMDHCKEVVPEMQEIRPNHYVACHLYN
- a CDS encoding ABC transporter substrate-binding protein → MRKKVYWLFLTMVLTLGLLAACNGGNEDADTDAGDDPDANEENGDDGEAAGEPQEGGSITLGFQGDPNNLHSAYADDTQSTDIVRMIHASVLRYNEDMEMEPDIAVDMPEVSDDGLTVTVELRDDVYFHDGEQLTAEDVAFTYGVFMDEDYTGTYAAPFDRIDSVEATDEFEVTLEMDEPDAALDGEVFGREIMPEHILGDMSVEEQEESDFNTSDEVVGAGPFEMTEWDHGTSVTLEGYEDYYQDGPYLDTLTVRIAEDANAILAMLQAGEVDHANIRPQDVETAEAIDGVSVVAENGYDYNYIGWNHDRPPFDDPDVRRAMTMAIDREEIIDGILQGHGEIAHFPHHPMSWVYTDEVDEIPYDPDGAVELLEEAGFEQNDDGQMEWEGEPFSFELLTNQESHARVDWVVVVQDMLEDIGIDVQTDTMEFGAYLDRTQPPNYDFDAIAGAWSLGIDPNPENLFHSDHYKQGQNNIRYESDEFDELAEDNRGIVDQDERAEALQEAYAQVAEDQAYTFMYYPDIHQAHIDEIQNFQMSPQDDYFRVEEWWVEE
- a CDS encoding ABC transporter permease produces the protein MTTYIIRRILMTIPILIGISIISFGIMQFAPGEPTALDLDPTITPEDREEQLDALGLNDPIPVQYVRWAGNILQGNLGNSFITNRDVGSMIWERLPNTLVLMISSTIITMVVAIPIGIISAMRQYSARDYVFTFGSFIGVSIPNFWLGLMLIMFLSVQLGWFPVGGVTTLGGEFSILDRLHHLFLPALVLATADMAQMTRYTRTSMLEVKNQDYIRTARAKGFKERRVVYKHGLRNALMPLITMFGLLLPTFIGGSVVVEQIFTWPGIGQLFLDHTFQRDYPVIMALTMFGAGLVVIGNLIADILYAIADPRIEY
- the opp4C gene encoding oligopeptide ABC transporter permease encodes the protein MDANKMKQEVNSPPPAPGVETLSEHQSMISIIVKKFFQNKLAVIGLFMLIIIISSAVFAPWLATHDPNAQTLVDRLASPGADNWLGADHLGRDIYSRILYAGQMSLWVGFAAMLSAITIGIAIGSIAGYFGGWVDAVLMRIVDIIISFPSIFLLITVISVFRPAPSMLIVVLGLLSWTTTARLVRSEFLSFKRREFVLAARTLGIPTRRIIFGHILPNAIGPVIVTATLAIGAFIIAESTLSFLGLGISPPTATWGNMLADSQDLTIFLTAWYYPFFPGLMIFITVLSFNFVGDGLRDALDPRVMEK
- a CDS encoding nucleotidyltransferase family protein; translation: MKKKEIVAEVLEHIDAYAIYLFGSVARNEQRLESDLDIAFLSDQPY
- a CDS encoding PIN domain-containing protein, whose amino-acid sequence is MATEMWVDTNVIVRFLTNDHPKLSPIAKGIMQQVKEGRLVLHVNPFVIGECVFVLQGNVYGFRREDIAERLHRFLSVKGIECKDKTSLVQALKNYSRTNVDFADAYIPAYAKHTGPEKVMTFNVKDFRKVNAEVFSPEEVLRNLKE
- a CDS encoding AbrB/MazE/SpoVT family DNA-binding domain-containing protein, whose translation is MVLLKRGFNNKRVPEEETVRAISERGQTVIPKEFREYLEAHDGDQLEWSVNEKGEVVVSVKKKEDIMDLYGSLPVHEQNERDFEEILEKSKKERLEKRKNEGGI
- a CDS encoding AbrB/MazE/SpoVT family DNA-binding domain-containing protein, coding for MEKRTEYRQLNRGGLTIPKNLREKIGLEDDDLVTIHEEQGRLVLERGQVIPASQAWFWTEEWQEGEKEAEEDIKAGRVKKFDNVHDLIADLESDDQFDGDER
- a CDS encoding type II toxin-antitoxin system RelE/ParE family toxin, producing MAMNVERTSRFKKAYKKLDKQSQKVINHAVVILTEDFSHPSLRIKKMKGYHKPDVWEASVNMDLRLTFELIKPNTIILRNCGHHDRTLNTP